A part of Salmo trutta chromosome 15, fSalTru1.1, whole genome shotgun sequence genomic DNA contains:
- the LOC115148581 gene encoding vasodilator-stimulated phosphoprotein isoform X2 — protein MGETSICQVRATVMQYDDGNKRWVSAGEGGQAFSRVQIFHNPVANTFRVVGRKMQGDQQVVINCPIDKRLKYNQATANFHQWREARQVWGLNFGSKEEAVLFANGMMHALEVLSAPTDSGYSSLPRPVQNGPSPEELEQQRRLELQRQEQQERERLESERQAERQAAPIPPAASPAPGGTPAPPGPPPPPGPPPAGPPPPPGPPPPPGSGAPPAPPLSGGGGGGGGGGGGGGDGGGLGGPGGLAAALAGTKLRKSAKEDGGAAAPPPSGGGGGGGGNLMGEMSAILARRKKMSDNPGVKKDVPSNEDSSKSPGQGDSLRRPWEKSATIPRTNSTTKTQLQESSPTSTTPALPPAPPSPSSAQLPRMKAVNNTTASTGSEDTEMERIKQDILEEVRKELHKVKDEIIGAFIQELQRSGPV, from the exons TGAGACCAGTATCTGCCAGGTGCGAGCCACGGTCATGCAGTATGATGATGGTAACAAGCGCTGGGTGTCGGCGGGTGAGGGGGGCCAGGCCTTCAGCAGGGTCCAGATCTTCCACAACCCCGTAGCCAACACATTCCGAGTGGTGGGACGCAAGATGCAGGGTGACCAGCAG GTGGTGATCAACTGCCCAATCGACAAGAGGCTGAAGTACAACCAGGCTACAGCCAACTTCCACCAGTGGCGGGAAGCCCGGCAGGTGTGGGGGCTGAACTTTGGCAGCAAGGAGGAAGCCGTCCTTTTCGCTAACGGCATGATGCACGCCCTGGAGGTGCTGAGTGCACCCACTGACTCAG GCTACTCCTCTCTCCCCCGACCTGTCCAGAATGGACCCTCCCCAGAGGAGCTGGAGCAACAGAGGAG ACTGGAGCTGCAGAGgcaggagcagcaggagagagagcggctggagagcgagagacaggccGAGAGACAGGCCGCACCCATCCCCCCTGCAGCCTCGCCTGCTCCCGGTGGCACCCCGGCTCCCCCAGGACCGCCTCCACCCCCAGGCCCGCCACCTGCTGGCCCCCCACCCCCACCTGgcccaccaccaccccctggGTCCGGGGCTCCACCTGCCCCACCTCTGtctggtggagggggaggaggaggaggaggaggaggaggagggggtgatgGAGGGGGTCTCGGTGGGCCCGGGGGACTAGCTGCAGCCCTAGCAGGAACCAAACTACGCAAATCAGCCAAG GAGGATGGTGGTGCGGCAGCACCTCCTCCAtcgggaggaggtggtggtgggggaggaAATCTGATGGGGGAGATGAGTGCCATCCTGGCCCGACG GAAGAAAATGTCAGATAATCCAGGCGTAAAGAAGGATGTGCCCAGCAAT GAAGACTCCTCAAAGTCCCCAGGCCAAGGTG ACAGCCTCAGGAGACCGTGGGAGAAATCAGCCACCATTCCAAG GACTAACTCAACCACCAAGACCCAGCTGCAGGAGAGCAGCCCCACCTCCACCACCCCTGCTCTTCCTCCCGCCCCCCCTTCTCCATCCTCTGCCCAATTGCCCAG GATGAAGGCAGTGAACAACACCACGGCCAGCACAGGCAGTGAAGACACAGAGATGGAGCGAATCAAACAG GATATCCTTGAGGAAGTGAGAAAAGAGCTCCATAAAGTGAAAGATGAAATTATCGGGG cATTTATCCAGGAGCTGCAGAGGAGTGGCCCAGTATAG
- the LOC115148581 gene encoding vasodilator-stimulated phosphoprotein isoform X1, with product MSETSICQVRATVMQYDDGNKRWVSAGEGGQAFSRVQIFHNPVANTFRVVGRKMQGDQQVVINCPIDKRLKYNQATANFHQWREARQVWGLNFGSKEEAVLFANGMMHALEVLSAPTDSGYSSLPRPVQNGPSPEELEQQRRLELQRQEQQERERLESERQAERQAAPIPPAASPAPGGTPAPPGPPPPPGPPPAGPPPPPGPPPPPGSGAPPAPPLSGGGGGGGGGGGGGGDGGGLGGPGGLAAALAGTKLRKSAKEDGGAAAPPPSGGGGGGGGNLMGEMSAILARRKKMSDNPGVKKDVPSNEDSSKSPGQGDSLRRPWEKSATIPRTNSTTKTQLQESSPTSTTPALPPAPPSPSSAQLPRMKAVNNTTASTGSEDTEMERIKQDILEEVRKELHKVKDEIIGAFIQELQRSGPV from the exons TGAGACCAGTATCTGCCAGGTGCGAGCCACGGTCATGCAGTATGATGATGGTAACAAGCGCTGGGTGTCGGCGGGTGAGGGGGGCCAGGCCTTCAGCAGGGTCCAGATCTTCCACAACCCCGTAGCCAACACATTCCGAGTGGTGGGACGCAAGATGCAGGGTGACCAGCAG GTGGTGATCAACTGCCCAATCGACAAGAGGCTGAAGTACAACCAGGCTACAGCCAACTTCCACCAGTGGCGGGAAGCCCGGCAGGTGTGGGGGCTGAACTTTGGCAGCAAGGAGGAAGCCGTCCTTTTCGCTAACGGCATGATGCACGCCCTGGAGGTGCTGAGTGCACCCACTGACTCAG GCTACTCCTCTCTCCCCCGACCTGTCCAGAATGGACCCTCCCCAGAGGAGCTGGAGCAACAGAGGAG ACTGGAGCTGCAGAGgcaggagcagcaggagagagagcggctggagagcgagagacaggccGAGAGACAGGCCGCACCCATCCCCCCTGCAGCCTCGCCTGCTCCCGGTGGCACCCCGGCTCCCCCAGGACCGCCTCCACCCCCAGGCCCGCCACCTGCTGGCCCCCCACCCCCACCTGgcccaccaccaccccctggGTCCGGGGCTCCACCTGCCCCACCTCTGtctggtggagggggaggaggaggaggaggaggaggaggagggggtgatgGAGGGGGTCTCGGTGGGCCCGGGGGACTAGCTGCAGCCCTAGCAGGAACCAAACTACGCAAATCAGCCAAG GAGGATGGTGGTGCGGCAGCACCTCCTCCAtcgggaggaggtggtggtgggggaggaAATCTGATGGGGGAGATGAGTGCCATCCTGGCCCGACG GAAGAAAATGTCAGATAATCCAGGCGTAAAGAAGGATGTGCCCAGCAAT GAAGACTCCTCAAAGTCCCCAGGCCAAGGTG ACAGCCTCAGGAGACCGTGGGAGAAATCAGCCACCATTCCAAG GACTAACTCAACCACCAAGACCCAGCTGCAGGAGAGCAGCCCCACCTCCACCACCCCTGCTCTTCCTCCCGCCCCCCCTTCTCCATCCTCTGCCCAATTGCCCAG GATGAAGGCAGTGAACAACACCACGGCCAGCACAGGCAGTGAAGACACAGAGATGGAGCGAATCAAACAG GATATCCTTGAGGAAGTGAGAAAAGAGCTCCATAAAGTGAAAGATGAAATTATCGGGG cATTTATCCAGGAGCTGCAGAGGAGTGGCCCAGTATAG